One genomic segment of Ignavibacteriota bacterium includes these proteins:
- a CDS encoding GMC family oxidoreductase, translating to MKTLRQHYDYVIIGSGFGGSVSALRLSEKGYKVLVIEKGKKYKPEDFPKTNWNVKKWLWIPTLRFFGFFKITFYRHIGILSGVGFGGGSLVYANTLPIPKKEFFESESWSHLNNWEEELKPFYSIARKMLGVEKNPKLEFGDIALKFLAKQNNQEKDFEPTNVAVFFGEPNKIVSDPYFNGEGPDRSGCNFCGGCMVGCRYDAKNTLDKNYLYLAEKNGAEFLVESEVYDVKQISNNLETLYQVSWKSSTNIFAKKEKINCNGIIFAGGVLGTIPLLLKLSETSLPNLSKKIGNNIRTNSESLLGVTSIDREKDFSKGIAIGSIYHTDKYSHIEAVRYPSGSGFWRTQLMPMLDGRNWFSRLLKVFVEIILHPIKWFKVYFIKDWAKQTQILLFMQTLNSTLSFQKGFLRMKSAMEKGTAPTAFIPEARKLVSDYSKIVNGQPVALISETLLGIPTTAHILGGAVMGKDEREGVIDKDNKVFGYENMFVCDGSAVSANPGVNPSLTITALAERAMSKIPHKNKI from the coding sequence ATGAAAACACTTCGGCAGCATTATGATTATGTTATTATCGGAAGTGGTTTTGGCGGTTCCGTTTCTGCTTTACGGTTAAGCGAAAAAGGTTATAAAGTTCTTGTAATTGAAAAAGGGAAAAAATATAAACCGGAGGATTTTCCCAAAACAAATTGGAATGTAAAAAAATGGCTCTGGATTCCTACTTTAAGATTCTTCGGATTTTTTAAAATTACATTTTATCGTCATATCGGAATTCTTTCCGGAGTTGGATTTGGCGGCGGTTCACTCGTTTATGCAAACACACTTCCAATTCCTAAAAAAGAATTTTTCGAATCTGAATCTTGGTCACACTTAAATAATTGGGAAGAAGAATTAAAACCCTTTTATTCAATCGCAAGAAAAATGCTTGGTGTTGAAAAAAATCCCAAACTTGAATTTGGTGATATTGCACTTAAATTCTTAGCAAAACAAAATAATCAAGAAAAAGATTTTGAACCGACCAATGTTGCGGTTTTTTTCGGCGAGCCAAATAAAATTGTTTCTGATCCATATTTTAATGGAGAAGGACCGGATAGATCCGGTTGCAATTTTTGCGGCGGATGTATGGTTGGATGCCGATATGATGCAAAAAATACTTTGGATAAAAACTATTTGTACTTGGCTGAAAAAAATGGAGCTGAATTTTTAGTTGAATCAGAAGTTTATGATGTTAAACAAATTTCAAATAATTTAGAAACTTTATATCAAGTAAGCTGGAAATCTTCTACAAATATTTTTGCAAAAAAAGAAAAAATAAATTGTAACGGAATTATTTTTGCCGGCGGAGTTCTTGGAACAATTCCTTTATTATTAAAATTAAGTGAAACTTCATTACCAAATCTTTCAAAAAAAATTGGCAATAATATTCGGACCAATTCCGAAAGTTTACTTGGTGTAACTTCAATTGATAGAGAAAAAGATTTCTCAAAAGGAATTGCAATTGGCTCAATTTACCACACAGATAAATACAGCCATATTGAAGCCGTGAGATATCCATCCGGTTCCGGGTTTTGGAGAACCCAACTAATGCCAATGCTTGATGGGAGAAATTGGTTTTCTAGATTATTAAAAGTTTTTGTCGAAATTATATTACATCCCATAAAATGGTTTAAAGTATATTTTATAAAAGATTGGGCAAAACAAACACAAATATTATTATTTATGCAAACCTTAAATAGTACTTTAAGTTTTCAGAAAGGTTTTCTAAGAATGAAATCTGCAATGGAAAAGGGAACCGCACCAACTGCCTTTATTCCGGAAGCGCGAAAATTAGTTTCAGATTATTCAAAAATTGTTAATGGTCAGCCGGTTGCATTAATTTCGGAAACACTTTTAGGAATTCCAACTACTGCACACATTTTAGGTGGAGCTGTTATGGGAAAAGATGAAAGAGAAGGTGTAATTGATAAAGACAACAAAGTGTTTGGTTATGAAAATATGTTTGTTTGCGATGGCTCGGCAGTTTCTGCAAATCCCGGTGTAAATCCTTCTTTAACAATAACAGCATTAGCTGAAAGAGCGATGAGCAAAATTCCACACAAAAATAAAATTTGA
- a CDS encoding ParA family protein, protein MGKIIALAMPKGGVAKTTSAVNLSIALANKQKRTLLIDADPSNQCAIAFGLPDDPEIGNLFNVLSYVQNCDEAINTTENPYFDILPFKNVSYEEELFLSQFNNDTKLFEHQVKPFIGGYDYVIIDCPPTLVGMTTNVLNISDSVLIPVKSSMFSIAPIPRLISRIEAISKNGNPNLHIEGIFLTMHEINTKASFEAKKELYNLYPNYMLTTAIPKNISAEVASFRKDPVIIVEPNARASKAYIQLADEIIEKNHSLNNDTFQSFSDTENLDEL, encoded by the coding sequence ATGGGAAAAATTATTGCTTTAGCTATGCCAAAAGGCGGTGTTGCAAAAACTACATCGGCAGTTAACTTATCAATCGCTTTAGCCAACAAACAAAAAAGAACATTACTCATTGATGCGGATCCATCAAACCAATGTGCAATAGCGTTTGGTTTACCAGATGATCCGGAAATTGGAAATTTATTTAATGTTTTAAGTTATGTTCAAAACTGTGATGAAGCAATAAACACAACGGAAAATCCATATTTTGATATTTTACCTTTTAAAAATGTTTCGTATGAAGAAGAATTATTCTTGAGTCAGTTTAATAACGATACAAAATTATTTGAACATCAAGTAAAACCATTTATTGGCGGTTATGATTATGTAATTATTGATTGCCCTCCGACTTTAGTTGGAATGACTACAAATGTTTTAAACATTTCCGATTCGGTTTTAATTCCGGTAAAATCAAGTATGTTTTCAATTGCTCCAATTCCAAGATTGATCAGCAGAATAGAGGCAATTTCTAAAAATGGAAATCCCAATCTTCATATTGAAGGAATTTTTCTAACGATGCACGAGATTAATACAAAAGCTTCATTCGAAGCAAAAAAAGAATTGTATAATCTTTATCCTAATTATATGCTTACAACAGCAATACCTAAAAATATTTCGGCGGAAGTTGCTTCATTCCGAAAAGATCCGGTAATTATTGTTGAGCCAAACGCAAGAGCATCAAAAGCTTATATACAATTAGCTGATGAAATTATTGAGAAAAATCATTCATTAAATAATGATACATTTCAGAGTTTTTCCGATACGGAAAATTTAGATGAACTTTAA
- a CDS encoding lamin tail domain-containing protein → MNNKSKILFLNIFLIIHLTASFTFAQNVKLSEIMFAPSSENSEFIEIKNISNTDTIDLSGFKIKYHTTTSDAIISQNNNYQLLPNQYAIIFEADYDFQNGIYKELIPADVLLFLLDDNAFGSTGMANTSDRSIYLLNSVDDTLDSYTYTSDNNLGFSDERILIESNNWKNSIVLNGTPGFKNSASPKEFDLSIKEITFSNYNVIIGNEVSINIKIENLGTKLAQQFILNLFKDENKDSVHQSNEHILTKTLTNLDSSKSIILEEIISNITKGENHFIAELVFANDEFTANNYCYKSVNGIEINEFRGDIIINEIMFAPLNAETEWIELYNKSEKNIFINNYKIADQNDTLTTTSSFLLKPKEYLVISENNIINEIYPDLKNLLITDLPTLNNTTDKIILMDSLFRVIDSVAYSSTWGGNNGNSLERIDVNDDSNNPANWKNSNYPTPGKFNSVSLKEFDLKIDLAEFIFNNTAIGEKVLLSAKVKNIGRQNCNFSIQLFGDKNLDFIEDDLIEESQMFSINSNDSTNITFNHSTIFNESKQNFFVKLNVIDDDSTNNFAWIKIYPGYEKSAIIINEIMYSPINDEPEWIELFNNSENGINLNKFVLEDGSSAITIYKDDLKVEPQNYFVIADDSSFFDYYPEVKNAAIINLPSLNNSTDKIIIRDSLLRMIDSLEYFSDWGGINGKSLERINPEKVSFDQLNWDESKFPTPGRINSISQKNRDLQIESISISPQNYIVNDSVTISCKIKNIGKEEILFSIQIYLIEENGNKINFVEESVQNILAISDSLNFSFATKIIIKVSSQNYLVLLNVIDDDSTNNSIKFALNPGYAKSSIIVNEIMFSPLNDEPEWIEIYNNSDYNIDLNNWQIGDVLTKPIFKEISSEKFNFNSKTFLVIAKDSTINNFHKMILSPIIISKFANLNNDEDGIVIKDNRGITIDSVLYTNEFSKNGFSIERIEKNINSTSLNNWKSSMDIEGSTPGRVNSISSKNIDVAVSSLFSIPNKPITNENIKIKMLLKNYGEIDAENVKVKFFFGKVSAINFLEEIIIDKIDSQDSIIVESKNQIGIEDTLFISVKVELANDEDIINNFIEKIIVAGFNQNCQLINEIMINPSQNFPQWIELINNSDSTINLKNWLIRNGNQTLIITQNDFKISPNEFIIITENADSNNFNLETNFIISKLPDLNKKKDKIAIYDYRNAMIDSMSYSFTEEIKNNISLERISLEMESSEKSNWTNCLNSLGSTPGNINSILTIPKNNFSDLIITEIMFDPNENNSEYIEIFNTTESPIELGGWKIKVDENLFSLSDYSFILNENNYFVISSDSSIVKNYSWLHEFENLKIKNISSFGLTNTGKKIYLIDNRNVIIDSIYYSETWHNSAFENVKNISLELINVELDRAKSINWSSSVSSFGGTPGKQNSIFINKEISKSKLNISPNPFSPDNDGYEDFTIISYNLSEPISQIRLRIYDSKGRLVRNLENNLSVGSSGEIIFDGLDEKKNQLKIGIYIVLFEAVNSRNAVVETIKDVIVVARKF, encoded by the coding sequence TTGAATAATAAATCAAAAATACTTTTTCTGAATATTTTCCTAATCATTCATTTAACTGCAAGTTTTACGTTTGCACAAAATGTTAAACTTTCCGAAATTATGTTTGCGCCTTCATCTGAGAATTCTGAATTTATTGAAATTAAAAATATTTCCAATACAGATACAATAGATTTATCCGGATTCAAAATTAAATATCACACAACTACGTCAGATGCAATAATATCTCAGAACAATAATTATCAACTTTTACCAAATCAATATGCAATTATATTTGAAGCTGATTATGATTTTCAAAATGGAATTTATAAGGAATTAATTCCAGCAGATGTTTTATTATTTTTGCTTGATGACAACGCTTTCGGAAGTACCGGAATGGCAAATACAAGTGATAGATCAATTTATCTTTTAAATTCTGTTGATGATACACTTGATTCTTACACTTATACTTCTGATAATAATCTTGGTTTTTCTGATGAACGAATTTTAATAGAAAGTAATAATTGGAAAAACTCAATAGTTTTAAATGGAACTCCGGGTTTTAAAAATTCCGCTTCTCCGAAAGAATTTGATTTATCGATAAAAGAAATCACTTTCTCAAATTATAATGTAATTATTGGAAATGAAGTTTCAATAAATATCAAAATTGAAAACCTTGGAACAAAATTAGCGCAACAATTTATTCTAAATTTATTCAAAGATGAAAACAAAGACAGCGTTCATCAGTCTAATGAGCATATTCTTACAAAAACATTAACAAATTTAGATTCATCTAAATCAATAATTCTTGAAGAAATAATATCAAATATTACAAAAGGTGAAAATCATTTTATTGCAGAACTCGTTTTTGCAAATGATGAATTTACTGCGAATAATTATTGCTATAAAAGTGTAAACGGAATAGAAATAAATGAATTTAGAGGCGATATAATTATTAATGAAATTATGTTCGCTCCTTTGAATGCAGAAACAGAATGGATTGAACTTTACAACAAAAGTGAGAAAAATATTTTCATAAATAATTATAAAATTGCAGATCAAAACGACACTCTTACAACAACCAGCTCATTCTTGTTAAAACCTAAAGAATATTTGGTAATTAGTGAGAACAATATTATTAACGAAATTTATCCGGATTTGAAAAATTTATTAATTACTGATTTACCGACTTTAAACAATACAACTGATAAAATAATTTTAATGGATTCACTATTTCGAGTTATTGATTCTGTTGCTTATTCATCAACTTGGGGCGGAAATAACGGAAATTCATTGGAAAGAATTGATGTAAATGATGATTCAAATAATCCAGCAAACTGGAAAAATAGTAATTATCCAACTCCCGGAAAGTTTAACAGCGTTTCGCTCAAAGAATTTGATCTCAAAATTGATTTAGCAGAATTTATTTTTAACAATACTGCGATAGGTGAAAAAGTATTATTATCTGCGAAAGTAAAAAATATTGGAAGGCAAAATTGTAATTTTTCCATTCAATTATTTGGTGACAAAAACTTAGATTTTATTGAAGATGATTTGATTGAAGAAAGTCAAATGTTTTCAATTAATTCTAATGATTCAACAAATATTACTTTTAACCATTCTACAATATTTAATGAATCTAAACAAAACTTTTTTGTAAAACTTAATGTCATAGATGATGATTCGACAAATAATTTTGCATGGATAAAAATTTATCCCGGATATGAAAAATCTGCAATTATTATAAATGAAATCATGTATTCGCCAATAAATGATGAACCGGAATGGATAGAACTTTTTAACAATAGTGAAAATGGAATAAATCTAAATAAGTTTGTTTTAGAAGACGGAAGTTCGGCAATCACGATATATAAAGATGATTTAAAAGTTGAACCGCAAAATTATTTTGTTATTGCGGACGATAGTTCATTTTTTGATTATTATCCCGAAGTAAAAAATGCTGCAATTATAAATTTACCTTCGCTGAATAACTCAACTGATAAAATTATAATTAGAGATTCTTTATTGCGAATGATTGATTCGTTGGAATATTTTTCAGATTGGGGTGGAATTAATGGAAAATCACTTGAAAGAATTAATCCAGAGAAAGTTTCTTTCGACCAATTAAATTGGGATGAAAGTAAATTTCCAACTCCCGGAAGAATTAACAGCATTTCGCAAAAAAATAGAGATTTACAAATTGAATCAATTTCAATTTCTCCGCAAAATTATATTGTAAATGACAGTGTTACGATTTCATGCAAAATTAAAAATATTGGAAAAGAAGAAATTCTTTTTTCAATTCAAATATATCTCATTGAAGAAAATGGAAATAAAATAAATTTTGTTGAAGAATCAGTTCAAAATATTTTAGCAATTTCCGATTCTTTAAATTTTAGCTTTGCTACAAAAATTATAATTAAGGTTTCTTCTCAAAATTATTTAGTTCTACTTAATGTTATTGATGATGATTCGACAAATAATTCGATTAAATTTGCACTAAATCCCGGGTACGCAAAATCCTCAATAATTGTAAACGAAATTATGTTTTCTCCGTTAAATGATGAACCCGAATGGATAGAAATTTATAACAATTCAGATTACAACATTGACTTAAATAATTGGCAAATTGGCGATGTTCTAACTAAACCAATATTCAAAGAAATTTCTTCCGAGAAATTTAATTTTAATTCCAAAACATTTTTAGTAATTGCAAAAGATTCAACAATAAATAATTTTCATAAAATGATTTTATCACCAATTATTATTTCCAAATTTGCAAACTTAAATAATGATGAAGACGGAATTGTAATTAAAGATAATAGAGGAATTACAATTGATTCGGTTTTATACACGAATGAATTTAGTAAAAACGGTTTCTCAATTGAACGTATAGAGAAAAACATCAATTCTACAAGTTTAAATAATTGGAAAAGTTCGATGGATATTGAGGGAAGTACGCCCGGAAGAGTAAATAGTATTTCATCAAAAAATATTGATGTTGCAGTTTCAAGTTTATTTTCGATTCCGAATAAACCAATTACAAATGAAAATATAAAAATTAAAATGTTACTCAAAAATTACGGAGAAATCGATGCGGAAAATGTAAAAGTTAAATTCTTCTTTGGAAAAGTTTCTGCTATAAATTTTCTTGAAGAAATAATTATTGATAAAATTGATTCGCAAGATTCAATTATTGTTGAATCGAAAAACCAAATTGGAATTGAAGACACATTATTTATTTCGGTAAAAGTTGAATTAGCAAACGATGAAGATATAATAAATAATTTTATTGAAAAAATAATTGTTGCTGGATTTAATCAAAACTGTCAATTGATAAATGAAATTATGATAAATCCATCTCAAAACTTTCCGCAATGGATTGAACTTATTAACAATAGTGATTCAACAATTAATTTGAAAAATTGGTTAATCAGAAATGGAAATCAAACTTTAATTATTACTCAAAATGATTTCAAAATTTCACCAAATGAATTTATTATAATTACAGAAAACGCAGATTCAAATAATTTCAATCTTGAAACAAATTTCATAATTTCTAAACTTCCCGATTTAAATAAAAAGAAAGATAAAATTGCAATCTATGATTATAGAAATGCAATGATTGATAGTATGAGTTATAGTTTTACGGAGGAAATAAAAAATAATATTTCACTTGAAAGAATTAGTTTGGAAATGGAATCTTCGGAAAAATCTAATTGGACAAATTGTTTAAATTCATTAGGAAGTACACCGGGAAATATAAATTCAATTCTTACAATACCTAAAAATAATTTCAGTGATTTAATTATTACAGAAATTATGTTTGATCCGAATGAAAATAATTCTGAATATATAGAAATATTTAATACTACCGAAAGCCCAATAGAATTAGGCGGTTGGAAAATTAAAGTTGATGAAAATTTGTTTTCACTTTCCGATTATAGTTTCATTTTAAACGAAAATAATTATTTTGTCATTTCTTCAGATTCATCAATCGTAAAAAATTATTCGTGGCTTCACGAGTTCGAAAATCTAAAAATTAAAAATATTAGTTCATTCGGATTAACAAATACCGGCAAGAAAATTTATTTAATTGATAATAGAAATGTAATTATCGATTCAATTTATTATTCGGAAACTTGGCACAATTCTGCTTTCGAAAATGTTAAAAACATTTCTTTAGAATTAATAAATGTTGAGTTGGACAGAGCAAAATCAATCAATTGGAGCAGCTCGGTAAGCAGTTTTGGCGGAACTCCCGGAAAGCAAAATTCAATTTTTATCAATAAAGAAATATCAAAATCAAAATTAAATATTTCGCCAAATCCATTTTCTCCGGATAATGACGGATATGAAGATTTTACAATTATTAGTTATAATTTAAGTGAACCAATTTCGCAGATTCGTTTAAGAATTTACGATAGCAAAGGAAGGTTAGTTAGAAATCTAGAAAATAATCTTTCAGTTGGTTCATCCGGCGAAATAATTTTTGACGGATTAGACGAAAAGAAAAATCAATTAAAAATTGGAATTTATATTGTTTTATTTGAAGCAGTAAATTCCCGCAATGCGGTTGTTGAGACAATAAAAGATGTAATTGTTGTTGCAAGAAAATTTTGA
- a CDS encoding SpoIID/LytB domain-containing protein, with the protein MEKEPNVSVAILSDISVEFVLYGEFHSNFSSDLFNGKFTAEIKNGFISLLSNDGEIKNLQEIIFTPTDENSDTFLLKNVTIGINFHWEQKQNQQFAGKLKILLNDDKLTIINIIPVEQYLQSVISSEMSPTSSLELLKAHAIISRSWLLAQMDKSSSLIKKEKFFTSETITDDEIIKWYDREDHILFDVCADDHCQRYQGITKNYAHNAELAVKSTNGLILQYENKICDARFSKSCGGKTESFENVWENVPHEYLKTLVDYKFEHDGYDLNLANENSAVKWISNSPVAFCNTNDSKILEQVLNNYDQTTTDFYRWSVNYTQEEIANIIKTKSAIDFGDIIDLIPILRGNSGRIIKLKIIGTLKTLIVGKELEIRKFLSMSHLYSSAFVVEKGELQNNIPTSFKLIGAGWGHGVGLCQIGAAVMGEKGYRFDEILLHYFRGAQIKKIY; encoded by the coding sequence ATGGAAAAAGAACCAAACGTAAGCGTAGCAATACTTTCAGATATTTCTGTAGAATTTGTTTTATACGGAGAATTTCATTCAAATTTTTCTTCTGACCTTTTTAACGGAAAATTTACCGCTGAAATAAAAAATGGTTTTATTAGTCTTTTATCAAATGACGGTGAAATAAAAAATCTGCAAGAAATAATTTTTACACCAACTGATGAAAACTCCGATACGTTTTTATTAAAGAATGTTACAATTGGAATAAATTTTCATTGGGAGCAAAAGCAAAATCAACAGTTTGCCGGTAAGTTAAAAATTTTATTGAATGATGATAAACTTACAATCATCAATATTATTCCGGTTGAGCAATATTTACAAAGTGTAATTTCTTCCGAAATGAGTCCAACAAGTTCATTGGAATTATTAAAAGCACATGCAATAATTTCTCGAAGCTGGCTTTTGGCGCAAATGGATAAAAGTTCAAGTTTAATTAAAAAAGAAAAGTTTTTTACTTCTGAAACAATTACTGATGACGAAATAATTAAGTGGTACGATAGAGAAGACCACATTTTATTTGATGTATGTGCAGATGATCATTGCCAGCGTTATCAAGGAATAACAAAAAATTATGCACACAATGCCGAGTTAGCCGTAAAATCTACAAATGGATTAATTTTACAATATGAAAATAAAATTTGCGATGCAAGGTTTTCTAAATCATGCGGCGGCAAGACGGAATCTTTTGAAAATGTTTGGGAAAATGTTCCGCACGAATATCTAAAAACTTTAGTTGATTACAAATTTGAACATGATGGTTATGATTTAAATTTAGCCAATGAAAATTCCGCGGTTAAATGGATTAGCAATTCCCCCGTTGCATTTTGCAATACAAACGATTCAAAAATTCTTGAACAAGTCTTAAATAATTATGATCAAACAACAACAGATTTTTATAGATGGAGTGTAAATTATACGCAAGAAGAAATTGCAAATATTATTAAAACGAAAAGCGCAATTGATTTTGGAGATATAATTGATTTGATTCCAATTTTAAGGGGAAATTCCGGAAGAATAATTAAGTTGAAAATTATAGGAACTTTAAAAACTTTAATAGTTGGAAAAGAATTAGAAATAAGAAAATTTCTTTCTATGTCGCATTTATACAGTTCCGCATTTGTTGTTGAAAAAGGTGAACTTCAAAATAATATACCAACAAGTTTTAAACTAATTGGCGCTGGCTGGGGACATGGTGTAGGCTTATGTCAAATTGGTGCCGCAGTTATGGGTGAAAAAGGTTACCGCTTTGATGAAATATTATTGCATTATTTTCGCGGCGCACAAATAAAAAAGATTTATTAA
- a CDS encoding BatA domain-containing protein, with product MVFLNPAILLGLLAATIPILIHLLNFRKLKKVEFSSLTFLKELQKSKIKKIKIKQWLLLFLRTLLIILLVLAFARPTLEGTNIIGSASSAKSSNVFVLDNSISMSYLNDKGTIFNQSKKIIKEIINKIDDGSDFYFITIADSVKSTTNKTNALQILDGLKLTQVSKPFDKIILSAKDILIKSQNLNKEIFIFSDFQKSTFSTKIDSLKNSIDENIRVFSFNLAEENPENYSVSNLRLNNSIIEVNKPLNFTVDVSNNSQNQTDDLAVSLFINNERVAQQNISLQANQIKSIDFETILNSPGLIETKVELEEDNIIEDNICFLNFEVLEKIKILLLYDSIDDIRFLNSAINSVTTSDRFEVTQKPANKISFLSLNNFDIIFLVTSGNIEPNLISNYLTSGGNVVFFPNSNPELNKLNEFLKKLNLPSAQKIISTDNTNLNFAEYGKIDFTHPLFQSLFPDKNKQQIESPNIFKYLKFTEQQTIKSIIRLNDNNLFMGETNYNSGKIIFFNSSPNFQSGNFPIKSIFAPLITRVILYLTTNQNDKIFNTGSEIQLDIKKYNFPIIDITTPNGNEKINIQDIYLDKYNFSGTDFSGSYKFYSNNKLIDFASVNLIPAESDLRKIEIDTLNNFYTKHFGENYSLINPNENYLDKIKNARFGTELWKLFLLLAFLTALIEMFVARSSQKDLMNLTEN from the coding sequence ATGGTTTTTCTTAATCCCGCAATTTTATTGGGTTTGCTTGCTGCCACAATTCCAATTTTAATTCATTTATTAAATTTCAGAAAACTTAAAAAAGTTGAATTTAGTTCATTAACTTTTTTAAAGGAACTACAGAAATCAAAAATTAAAAAAATAAAAATTAAGCAATGGCTGTTGTTGTTTTTAAGAACTCTTCTAATAATTTTACTTGTATTAGCTTTTGCAAGACCAACGCTTGAAGGAACAAATATTATCGGCTCTGCTTCATCGGCAAAATCAAGTAATGTGTTTGTTTTGGATAATTCAATAAGCATGTCGTATTTAAACGACAAGGGTACAATATTCAATCAAAGTAAAAAAATAATTAAGGAAATTATTAATAAGATTGATGACGGAAGTGATTTTTATTTTATCACAATTGCAGATTCTGTAAAAAGTACAACTAACAAAACTAATGCACTGCAAATTTTAGATGGGTTAAAATTAACTCAAGTTTCAAAACCTTTTGATAAAATTATTTTGTCTGCAAAAGATATTTTAATAAAATCTCAAAATCTGAATAAGGAAATTTTCATATTTTCTGATTTTCAGAAAAGTACATTCTCGACAAAAATTGATTCACTTAAAAATTCCATTGATGAAAATATTAGGGTTTTTTCATTTAATCTTGCGGAAGAAAATCCGGAAAATTATTCTGTTTCAAATTTACGCTTGAACAATTCAATTATTGAAGTTAACAAACCATTGAATTTTACGGTTGATGTTTCAAATAATTCACAAAATCAAACTGATGATTTAGCCGTCTCGCTTTTTATCAATAATGAAAGAGTTGCTCAGCAAAATATTTCACTTCAAGCAAACCAAATAAAATCAATAGATTTTGAAACAATTTTAAATTCACCCGGACTAATTGAAACAAAAGTTGAACTTGAAGAAGATAATATTATTGAAGACAATATTTGTTTTTTAAATTTTGAAGTTTTGGAAAAAATAAAAATTTTACTTTTATATGATTCTATTGACGATATTCGATTTTTAAACTCCGCTATAAATTCTGTAACCACATCGGATAGATTTGAAGTTACACAAAAACCAGCAAATAAAATTTCTTTTCTTTCTCTAAATAATTTTGATATAATTTTTCTGGTAACTTCGGGAAATATTGAGCCAAATCTAATTTCGAATTATTTAACATCCGGAGGAAATGTTGTATTTTTCCCAAACTCAAATCCGGAATTAAATAAATTAAACGAATTCCTTAAAAAGCTAAATTTGCCTTCCGCACAGAAAATTATTTCTACTGACAATACAAATTTAAATTTCGCAGAATATGGCAAAATAGATTTTACACATCCATTGTTTCAAAGTTTATTTCCGGATAAGAATAAGCAGCAGATTGAATCGCCGAATATTTTTAAGTATTTAAAATTTACCGAACAGCAAACAATTAAAAGTATAATAAGATTAAATGATAACAATCTTTTCATGGGCGAAACAAATTATAATAGCGGTAAAATAATATTTTTTAATTCTTCACCGAATTTTCAATCGGGAAATTTTCCAATCAAAAGTATTTTTGCTCCTTTAATTACAAGGGTAATCTTGTATTTAACTACAAATCAAAATGATAAAATATTTAATACCGGAAGTGAAATTCAATTAGATATAAAAAAATATAATTTTCCTATAATTGATATTACTACGCCAAATGGAAATGAAAAAATTAATATTCAGGATATTTATTTGGATAAATATAATTTTTCTGGAACCGATTTTTCGGGAAGTTACAAATTTTACAGTAATAATAAATTGATTGATTTTGCAAGTGTGAATTTAATTCCGGCAGAATCTGATTTGAGAAAAATTGAAATTGATACTTTAAATAATTTTTACACAAAACATTTTGGAGAAAATTATTCGCTTATTAATCCAAATGAAAATTATCTTGATAAAATTAAAAATGCCCGATTTGGAACCGAGTTGTGGAAATTATTTTTATTATTAGCATTTTTAACTGCATTGATTGAAATGTTTGTTGCAAGAAGCTCCCAAAAAGATTTAATGAATTTAACAGAAAATTAA